ACTGCAGCTATTAAATGAAGAGTAAGCTATTTAAGTACTACACCGTTTTGCTAATCAGCTGGCTAGCAACTGCCTGCGCGGTAGCACCAAGCACGCCCCCCGCCAGCGATGCCGAGCAGTGGCAACTCTCTGGAAAAATCGGGGTTTGGTATGGCGAGGAAAAAGAAAGTGCCAGCATCGATTGGCAACATTGCGACAGCAGCCACAGTCGCATTCGTCTCAGCGGACCACTCGGCAGCGGCGCTATGGAAATTAGCCAACGTCCCAATGAAGTCGTGCTCACCCAAGGTAATACCACCCGCCGCGCGGCCAGCGCAGAGCAGCTCGCCATGGACGCAGGCTGGCCCATTCCCGTTGCGGCACTAAGCTACTGGGCCAGAGGACAAGCCGCACCCGGCGCCGCACAGCAAAGCCAAATCAGCCCCGCTGGCCAGCTTCTACAGCTGAACCAAGAAAATTGGCTTATCAATTTTAGATACCGAGAAAACGCCGAACTACCCAGCCGCATAGAAGCCACCACTGCCCAACAAAAAGTGGTATTAATTGTCCGCCAATGGAATGCAGCACCCTCCTACTGCCAAGCTCCCACGACCTAAGGACATAACCATCCAAGCCATGCTCAATAGCCTTAACCTGCCCTG
The DNA window shown above is from Spongiibacter sp. IMCC21906 and carries:
- the lolB gene encoding lipoprotein insertase outer membrane protein LolB, translated to MKSKLFKYYTVLLISWLATACAVAPSTPPASDAEQWQLSGKIGVWYGEEKESASIDWQHCDSSHSRIRLSGPLGSGAMEISQRPNEVVLTQGNTTRRAASAEQLAMDAGWPIPVAALSYWARGQAAPGAAQQSQISPAGQLLQLNQENWLINFRYRENAELPSRIEATTAQQKVVLIVRQWNAAPSYCQAPTT